The bacterium sequence TGAAGAAATTAAGGATACTGTTAAACAACATAATGATAATAATCTTTGGGTAGTGTGGAAAATGCAAGTTGAAGCCGCTGAAAAAGAAATGACTTTGAAACAATTTGATAAAGATAGTTTTATTAAGCATTATGGTCTTGAAAGGACTTTAAGTGATATATATTCTGCAGAAGAAAGATTCAGAATTGCTTTTACAAAGCATGAAACTAAAGAAAAAAGAAGTATAAAATGAGAAAGTCTGTAAACACTGATGGTGTCACAAGTAATTATAATATCTCTAACCCTGTCACGGTTTAAGCGGTTTTAAATATAATGTTCACCTTTTATCATTGTGAAATCCATAGAAGTAAATAACCTCACCAAGCGCTTCGGCGATTTCACCGCGGTGGACAAGGTCTCGTTCTCTGTAGCCCCGGGGGAGATCTTCGGCTTCCTTGGCCCCAACGGCTCCGGCAAGTCCACCACCATCCGGATGCTGTGCGGGATCATCAGTCCCAGCGAGGGCCGGGCCACGGTGGCCGGGCATGACATCACCGCCAGCCCGGAGCTGGTGAAGCAGAACATCGGCTACATGTCGCAGAAGTTCTCGCTGTATTCCGAGCTTTCGGCGGAAGAGAATTTCACCTTCTTTTCCGGCATCTACGGGAAAACTTCCGAGGAGATCGGAGAACTGCGGCAGAAGGTCTTCGGCTCATTGGGCCTGTTAGGTTTGGAGGGCAGGATCGCCGGAGACCTGCCGGGCGGCTACCGGCAGCGTCTGGCCCTGGCCTGCGCCATCTCGCACGGACCAAAGGTGCTGTTCCTGGACGAGCCCACCGCCGGGGTGGACCCAGCCGCCCGCCGCAGTTTCTGGAGCATCATCCAGAGCCTGGCGGCCGAGGGCATGACCATCTTCGTTACCACCCATTACATGGACGAGGCCGAGTACGCCGGGCGGCTGGCCTTCATCTACAACGGTAAAATAGTGGCCCTGGACACGCCGGAAAAACTAAAACAAGATTACAAGCAGAAGCTCTACCAACTATATGGCCCGCCGCCGCTGGAGATGATGGAAAAGATCTCCCTGGTTAAGGAGGCCTGCCAGGTGGCGCCGTTCGGCAACGCCCTGCACATCTCCTGCTGGCCGGAAACGGACGTGGCCCCCAGGATCAAGGCTTTGCTGGGCGATCAGAAATACACATTGGAACAGATAACGCCCTCGCTGGAAGATGTATTCGTAGCGCTGATAGACCGTCCCTCAGCCAGTATGGCAGGACAGCATTCTCGGGATGACAAGGTAACAGTGTCAACACTTCGTTAGGTAAAATAAAAGGCACCTCAGTGCATGCCTGAGGTTGGCATTTTGCTTGGCAAGCCGAAGGATATTATAGGTAAAAACTTTAAAAATAATATGGAGACTAAGCATGAAAAAGAAAAATGGCCTTACATTTTTGGTTTTCGTTTTAGTATTATTTTGTCAAGGCAATATTCTTTACGGAGGAGAAGTTAGCAAAAAGAAAGCATGGGCTAATTTTAAACCGCTGGTTGCGGAAAAAGAAACAAAGCGTTTATATAAGCAGGGTGAAATGGATAGTATACAAAATAAATACTTAGCAAACGTTAAAAAAGTTGTTGAGCGTAATAATTTAAAAGGTAAATTAGAAATTTATTATGTTACCAAGACGATGGGAGATGTTTCTATAGATACTCAATATGCAGCCATTGTTAAATCCTATTACCTAATGCCTGTAGTGAATGGCGTAAAGGTGACAGAATCTAATATGCATGTCAACTATCGCTTGTTTGATGAACTAACATTTATGGATGGAAGCACAAACGTTTTGTGGACCAAAAAATATAATATAAATGGAAAATATTCTGGAATATATTTAAAGAAAATCTTAAAAAACGGAAAAAGATTATTAGTTACTACACCATATAGCGGAAAAGATTTTAAAACAGAATATTATGGTGAGTATGGCTATGAGATAGATGATTTTGTTGTATATGATAAAAAAGGAATAGAAATATTCAAAAGTCAATATAATGCTGCTGTAACAGATCCACGGATGACAGATAACGGTAAATATGTTTATTTTACGGATTCAATAAATTATGAAACTAATTATGATAGATGCATATTTTTTAATGTAGATAGAAAAGATAGCGTATATTTAAATGTTCCATCTTTAAAATTTGGTTCGGTGGAGATAGAGGATGATGGAAATATTTTGTTGTGGTCTACCACTACGCGAATACGGCTTCACTTTGACTCGCTAAAAGTAAAACCTTGGAAGTGGGAGGAATGAATCCTTCGATTTGCCGAGCACGGAAACGTTCTCGGTATGACAGAAAGAAAATTATGATACTCCTCAACCGCAGACTATACGGGGTGTTCCGCAAGGAACTGCTGCACATCCAGCGCGACCCGCGGACCCTGTTCCTGACCCTGGCCTTCCCGGTGATGATGATGCTGTTGTACGGCTTTGGCATCCGGTTCGACGTCAAGAACCTGCCGCTGGTGGTGCTGGACTACGACCGCTCGGCCTTCACCCGGGAATACACCCAGAGCCTGATCAAGAACGAGGCCTTTGCCTACAAGGGCCACGTGATGAGCTACGCCGAGCTGGAGCAGAAGCTGGAAAAGGGCCAGGCCCGGGTGGGGCTAGTGTTCTGGCCCGGCGCCTCCCGCCGCCTGACCCGGGGCCAGAGCGTGCCGGTGCAGGTGGTGATAGATGGCTCGGACGCCAACACCGCCAACATCGCCATGGGATACTTAAGCGCCTTCGGCCAAAGCTATTCCCAGAAACTTTTGCAGAGCGGACAGACCAGGCTGCCGGCCAACATCAACCTGGTGCCCCTGAACATCCAGCCCCGGGTGTGGTACAACCCGGAACTTCGCTCGGCCAATTTTGTGGTGCCGGGGATCATCGGTGTGATCATGATCATGCTGGGCGCACTGCTGACGGCCTTCACCATAGTGGAGGAGAAGGAGCGGGGCACCATCGAGATGCTGATCTCCTCGCCCCTGACCCGGTTCGAGCTGATGCTGGGCAAGATCCTGCCCTACCTGATCCTCTCGCTTTTAGCCATCGCCAGCATAGTGGTGATGGGATACCTGATGTTCAATGTGCCCATCAAGGGCAGCCTGGCGGCGCTGACCGTTTCATGCGTGGTCTACATGTTCAGCGTGCTGGGGATAGGGGTGCTGATCTCCAACCTGACCAGCAAGCTGCAGGAGGCCATGTTCGCCGCGGTGATGATCTCCCTGCTGCCGGGGATACTGCTTTCGGGCTTCGCCTTTCCCATCGAAAGCATGCCAGCCTGGATCAAGCCCCTGACCTACCTGGTGCCCACCCGTTATTTTCTAGTGATCATCCGGGGCATCTACCTTAAGGGCATCGGGCCGCTGGTGCTGTGGCGGCAGGCCCTGCCGCTGATAGTCTTCGGTGCGGGGATACTGGTGTTCAGCGCGCTGAAGTTCAAGAAGAGTTTGGACTAAAAGGCTTAACCACAAAGGCACAAAGTCACCAAGCCAAATCGTGAATCGTAAATTGTGAATGGTTATTTTGTGTCTTAGTGTCTTGGTGGCAGAAAAATAAAATGAACAAACACCGCCTAAAATTTCTGATCCGCAAGGAGTTCATCCAGATCTTCCGCAATCCCATGACCCTGCGGATGATCCTGGTGATCCCTATCGTCCAGACCCTGCTGTTCGGCTACGTCACCACCACCGACGTCAAGAACATCAAGCTGCTGGTCTGCGACCTGGACCAAAGCGCCTATTCCCGGGAGCTGGCGGCCAAGCTGACCAACACCGGCTATTTCACCAAGGCGGCCGAGGTCTCCGACCTCAAATCCATCGACCAATATCTGGACCAGGGCCGGGTCAAGGCGGCGGTGGTCTTTCCTTCGGGCCTGGCCTCCGACGTCACCGCCGGGCGGACCGGGAACATCCAGATCATGATCGACGGCAGCAATTCCAGCGAGGCCAGCATCGCCCAAAGCTATCTGCAAAAGGTCCTGGCCAACGAGTCCATCCGCCTGATCCGGCAGCAGCTCTCCCGGGCCGGCACCACCGGCAGCCTGGAGATGCCCATAGACACCCGGCCCCGGGTCTGGTTCAACCCCGAACTGAAGAGCGTCTACTACATGATACCGGGGCTGATCTGCATGGTGCTGTTCCAGATGACCTCGATGCTGACCGCTCTGGGCATCGTGCGGGAGAAGGAGCAGGGCACCATGGAGCAGATCATAGTCAGCCCCATCACCACCTGGGAGCTGATCGCCGGCAAGACCCTGCCCTTTGCCCTGATGGCGCTGATAGACGTGGTGCTGGTGATGCTTTTGGGCACCCTGTGGTTCGGGGTGATCCTCAAGGGCAGTCTGTTACACCTGTTCGGGGCCTCCATAGTATTCATCTTCACTGTGCTGGGGATCGGGATGCTGGTCTCCACCGTCTCCCATACCCAATCCCAGGCCATGATGATCAACCAGTTCTTTATGGCCACCAACATGCTGCTTTCCGGGTTCATGTTCCCCATCAGCTCCATGCCCCAGGCCATGCAGTATTTCACCTACCTGGTGCCGCTGAGGTATTTTCTGGAGATCGTGCGCAGCATCTTCCTAAAAGGGACCGGCCCGGCGGCCTGGTGGCCCCAGCTGCTGTTTTTGGCGGTGTTCGGGGTGCTGACCTTCGGGTTTTCGGCGCTGATGTTCAAAAAGAGGCTGGACTGAGAAACTTAAAAATAAAAGACCAAAAATAAAAAAGGCCGTGGCGTTATGCCACGGCCTTTTTGCTTTGGATAGACCAATTGTTTAAGGAATCATTGTACTGTAAAGATCATCGTTCCGGATCCTGTTTTCCATACAAAGAGATGACACGTTAAAATGCGGAGCCAGTTTGCGGGCAATGCTGCCAATGACTGAATCCAAATAAGTCTCACGCGGTATGTTTTTTTCTTGGGCGGCTTCTATTTGGGGCAAAATATCTTTCAGGGCTTCCTGAAATAAAGGCAAAAGGGCAAAATCGGGGATCAATAAGCAACCGGCAAAATGGTTGGCCTGGAATTCAAGCTTTCCGTAGTCCTCAGAGTCTATCTCCTCGTAAGTGTCGGCCCAGTCTTCCACCGTTTCGTAATGAAGGTCTCGATAAATATCTTTGTGCAATATAAAATGTCCTATTTCATGTGCCAAAGAAAAGCGATAACGGACCTCTACGTTGAAATATATGTTTTGGTCAATATGTATGGTGGTAAAGTCGCGGGATATAAAGCCGTCATTGTCCAATTCTTCTTTAAGCCCGGCTATGGGGACAATGTCAAGGTTCAGCCTGCTTTCAATTATAGAATCAATCGGCACCGGAACCGCTTTTTCAGGGTTGTATTTTGCGTTAAACTGCTCGGCTGCCTTTTTCAGGTCGTTTTTACTCAACCATTTAACCGGCAGCTTCATATCACTGGCCGCCTTTTCTTATTATTTCCGCCAGCTCCTTAAGCTTTTCCTTGGGCACTTTTTCGCCGCGCAAGGTCCTGAAGAAAAGGGGCAATTTGTTTACTAATTCGGTATCCTTTAAAATTTCTTCCGGGATCTCGCCCCGGCAAGCGGAGGCGCGGTCAAACAACTCTATCCAATCCTCAGACCCGTTTTTTAGCCCCAAAGCGGTAGCGTATTTTTCCAACTGCTCTTTAGAGGAAGGCGGCGCCAGCAGGCCGCGCTCCATTTTGCTGTAATTTCCAGGATCTATGGAGTTATCTAGGCAAAACTGCCGTAAAGTAAGGTTTTTCCCAAGCCTTTTTTGTTTGATAAACTCGCCGAATAGTTTTTTATACATTGCAATTACCTCCTGTTGTATAAATCATACAACATCTATAAGCAAATGTCAAGAGTTTTAGTGAATATGTTTTAATGATGTTTAAAATATTACCCCTTGCATTTCCTCCTTTATTTTGCTATAATGTTGTTGCTTGATAACAGGTTATCATAGCATCAAAAGCATCTTGCTATTTTTTAGCAAAATAATCAGAATAAAAAGCAGAAGCCACACGCACCAAAGTTCATTCTTTGGCTCGCTTCTCACCGGGCGGCGCACCACAATGCTGTCAGCTCTGGTACAAATGCAGAGGGTTTCCATTTATCGGCCCTCAAAGTAAAGCGGGTGGCATTGTTTTTTGCCATCGGCTTTTTCGTTTATTACCGCAAAGACGCTAAGAACGCTAAGATTTTTCAATTTTTTACGGACTGCAAATTCCCGGAAACATTACAATTAAAACCCTTGGCGGGCTTTGCGTCTTAGCGTTTAGTCAAGGTTTAAATACAAACTTTTAACGGAGGGATCACCTATCAGCAAGGATTATCGGGTAAATAACAAGATTCGGGTCCCGGAGGTCAGGGTGGTGGGGCCCGATGGTCAGCAGATAGGCGTGCTGCCTATCGCCGAGGCCCTGCGCCAGGCAGAGGACAAGGGGCTGGACCTGGTGGAGATAGTGCCCGAGGCCAAACCCCCGGTCTGCAAGATCATAGATTTCGGGAAATTCCTTTACCACGAGGAGAAGAACAAGAAGGAGGCCCGGAAGAAGCAGCACGAGGTCAAGGTCAAGGAGATCCGGCTGGGGCCCAAGATCGGCGAACACGATTACCTGGTAAAATTCAACCAGGCCAGGGATTTCCTGGCCCACAAGGACAAGGTCAGGGTCTCGATGCGCTTTAGGGGCCGGGAGATGGCCCACATCGACATCGGCCGGCGGGTGATAGACCGCTTTATGGTGGAGATCGCAGACGTGGCCGTGATCGAACAGCAGCCCAAGCTGGAGGGAAATACCATGGTGTCGCTGCTTTCGCCCAAGAACACCGCCTGACCTGCCACTGTCCGGGTCGCCGGTGGTTGAGTGCCCCGCTGTTGGCTGAGTGGCCGGCATTTCGATACGTTCACACTACTCAATGTCCGGCCTTATCGAAGCCAAGCGGGGAGTGTCGAAACCACCGGATGCAACTGATATCCGGCCGGGATATTCTTGTTCCGGGAATATATAAATCAAAATAATATAAACAACCAAAGGAGAAGCCATGCCAAAGGTAAAGACCAGCCGGGCGGCGGCCAAAAGATTAAGGATTACCAGCAAGGGCAAGATCAAGCGCAACAAGGCCTGCAAGAGCCACAAGCTGACCACCAA is a genomic window containing:
- a CDS encoding ABC transporter ATP-binding protein, producing the protein MKSIEVNNLTKRFGDFTAVDKVSFSVAPGEIFGFLGPNGSGKSTTIRMLCGIISPSEGRATVAGHDITASPELVKQNIGYMSQKFSLYSELSAEENFTFFSGIYGKTSEEIGELRQKVFGSLGLLGLEGRIAGDLPGGYRQRLALACAISHGPKVLFLDEPTAGVDPAARRSFWSIIQSLAAEGMTIFVTTHYMDEAEYAGRLAFIYNGKIVALDTPEKLKQDYKQKLYQLYGPPPLEMMEKISLVKEACQVAPFGNALHISCWPETDVAPRIKALLGDQKYTLEQITPSLEDVFVALIDRPSASMAGQHSRDDKVTVSTLR
- a CDS encoding ABC transporter permease; translation: MILLNRRLYGVFRKELLHIQRDPRTLFLTLAFPVMMMLLYGFGIRFDVKNLPLVVLDYDRSAFTREYTQSLIKNEAFAYKGHVMSYAELEQKLEKGQARVGLVFWPGASRRLTRGQSVPVQVVIDGSDANTANIAMGYLSAFGQSYSQKLLQSGQTRLPANINLVPLNIQPRVWYNPELRSANFVVPGIIGVIMIMLGALLTAFTIVEEKERGTIEMLISSPLTRFELMLGKILPYLILSLLAIASIVVMGYLMFNVPIKGSLAALTVSCVVYMFSVLGIGVLISNLTSKLQEAMFAAVMISLLPGILLSGFAFPIESMPAWIKPLTYLVPTRYFLVIIRGIYLKGIGPLVLWRQALPLIVFGAGILVFSALKFKKSLD
- a CDS encoding ABC transporter permease, with amino-acid sequence MNKHRLKFLIRKEFIQIFRNPMTLRMILVIPIVQTLLFGYVTTTDVKNIKLLVCDLDQSAYSRELAAKLTNTGYFTKAAEVSDLKSIDQYLDQGRVKAAVVFPSGLASDVTAGRTGNIQIMIDGSNSSEASIAQSYLQKVLANESIRLIRQQLSRAGTTGSLEMPIDTRPRVWFNPELKSVYYMIPGLICMVLFQMTSMLTALGIVREKEQGTMEQIIVSPITTWELIAGKTLPFALMALIDVVLVMLLGTLWFGVILKGSLLHLFGASIVFIFTVLGIGMLVSTVSHTQSQAMMINQFFMATNMLLSGFMFPISSMPQAMQYFTYLVPLRYFLEIVRSIFLKGTGPAAWWPQLLFLAVFGVLTFGFSALMFKKRLD
- a CDS encoding ImmA/IrrE family metallo-endopeptidase, giving the protein MKLPVKWLSKNDLKKAAEQFNAKYNPEKAVPVPIDSIIESRLNLDIVPIAGLKEELDNDGFISRDFTTIHIDQNIYFNVEVRYRFSLAHEIGHFILHKDIYRDLHYETVEDWADTYEEIDSEDYGKLEFQANHFAGCLLIPDFALLPLFQEALKDILPQIEAAQEKNIPRETYLDSVIGSIARKLAPHFNVSSLCMENRIRNDDLYSTMIP
- a CDS encoding helix-turn-helix transcriptional regulator, coding for MYKKLFGEFIKQKRLGKNLTLRQFCLDNSIDPGNYSKMERGLLAPPSSKEQLEKYATALGLKNGSEDWIELFDRASACRGEIPEEILKDTELVNKLPLFFRTLRGEKVPKEKLKELAEIIRKGGQ
- the infC gene encoding translation initiation factor IF-3; amino-acid sequence: MSKDYRVNNKIRVPEVRVVGPDGQQIGVLPIAEALRQAEDKGLDLVEIVPEAKPPVCKIIDFGKFLYHEEKNKKEARKKQHEVKVKEIRLGPKIGEHDYLVKFNQARDFLAHKDKVRVSMRFRGREMAHIDIGRRVIDRFMVEIADVAVIEQQPKLEGNTMVSLLSPKNTA
- the rpmI gene encoding 50S ribosomal protein L35 yields the protein MPKVKTSRAAAKRLRITSKGKIKRNKACKSHKLTTKTRKRKRNLRQGGLVDSANSKRIKRLLPNG